DNA from Orbaceae bacterium lpD01:
TCAAAAAGATATAGCCCTATTCCTTTCATCCGCAAAACGACCAATAATAGCGCGTAGCCGATTAACTTAAAGAATAGTCCATAGACGTTATCGGTCACGATTAATACCAGATAACCTGACAAAGCAACATTCAGACTTAACGCATCTCATCTTACAGTCACCTTTCGACTGATTTCAACCATAAGGAGCAAACGCTATGCCTTTTTATGATTGACGCAGTTTTTTAACTGAATTAGAGAAAAAGGGACAACTACTCAACATTACCGAACAGGTCATGCCCGAACCCGATATCTCAGCCGCAGCCTGTGCCGTGAATAAACTGGATGAAAAAGCATATTGCCTATTTTGTTGATTGGTCTGTTAGATAAGGGTATGAATAAATGGCCATCCCATTGCGAGCGAACTAATCCGAATCACCTGCCTTAGCCCTTTACCATACAGCTGCATATCCTAATCAAGCTTGGTGGCTTCACTGAGTAAATAGCAGGCTTTTTGATAGAGATATTGGTCCACCTGAGTGATTTTCACCCCTTTACTTGAGCGTTCAAATAGTTGCACATCAAAATACTGCTCAAGATTACGTAAGGCTTTACTCAGTGCTGGTTGAGCAATAAATAATCTAGCCGAGGCGGCAGAGATCGACCCCTCTTCCACCGCAATTTTAAAGAAATAGAGCAATTTTAATTTAATCATGCCGACACCACAGTCGTTTTTTGCCAAATCCCAGTCGGTTATCAGTCATTTTCAGGGTATCGAGCGTAATTTCCCACATTGACGCTATGTTTAATTTCGCTATCGGATAGGACTGGCAAAATAGATCTCTGGCGGCTAAGGCTTCCTCGTCATCGAGCAAACGAATTCGACCAGTATATTGCACCCCTTTGATCTGCAAAAAATGGTTCACTTGCTCATTAATGGTCCCGGCAACCTGTGGCGCGGTCAGCATAATGCGGGCATGGTGAGTATTGAGTGATGAGGTCACATAAAATACCATCCGTGACTTATCCAACACATAGAAACAGTTACAACAATAAGGCTGATTCTGATCAACACAACATAGTGTTAAACTGGTTCTGGTCAATAAATAAGCCGTGATTTTATCTAGTACATCGCCATCATCGATCGGATTCATGCCGTTACCTCTCTGTACTCACTGATCAAATACCTTGATGATATTAAGCGATGATTCAATAAAAACTGATCTTATCAGGATTAGTGCCTCACTGTTTCAATCGTTACTGTGCATGATACGCTTGCAGCAGTTTGACAATCTCAGTGAAACCTTTTTGTTTAGCATGCGTCAACGCCGATACTCCTTTTTTATCTGGAATATTAGGATTCGCGCCCGCTTTTAATAAGATATCAATAATTTGCACATGCTTTGCGTCATCGCCACCAAGCACAATCGCCTCCATTAAGGCCGTCCAACCCAGATTATTGACATGATCGATAGGAAAATGCGGCGTATTGGCTAAAAGCATGACATTATCAACATGGCCTTTTTCTGCCGCTGGAATTAAGGCGGTACCGCCATAACGGTTGTAGATATCAAATTGTGCGCCGTGAGATAAAGCCAGTTTTAGCGTCTCATAATAACCTTCAGCACCCGCATAAAGGAAAGGACTATTACTGATATTATCTTGTGCATTCACATCAGCACCCGCTAAGATGAGTTGTTTAGCGAGTTCTTCATTGCCTTGATAAATCGCAGCCATTAATGGCGTTTGTCCCTGCGCATCACGTGCTTTTAATAATGAAGCATCATTTTTAATCAGATCAAGTACTGCCATATTATTGTTAGCCTTAATCTGTTTAAACATCGTCAGCATATTTTTTGACTCCTGCGGGGTTATTGTCGTCTTGGCATCAGTGATAATCATGGTGGTTGATTGCTTAGCTGAAGAAGAACTTAAATCTGCATAAGCGATATTTACAGCGGATAATGTTGTGATGGATAATAATGACATTGCAAACAAAGGTAGGGAAGCAATCCTTTTCATCTAAAATCTCCTTAAAATAAATAATGACCGAATAGTTGTTCAATAATTATACTACCGGAGACTTTTTGATTATGCAATACCCGATAATCATCCCGCCATGCTGGCAAAGATTTATCATCATTCACAGATGTTACGCCTACGCATCATTAAGTTATCGAGTAGATCAATGTCGGTAATCAAGAGTAAACAGACGAAAGCGGCATCCTTATAGTAAAGCAGGCTGCATCACCCGATCATATAATCGCGCTTTAAATTGCTGATAGGTGCGCTGATCAATCAAGTTTGGCAAGCTCAGAATCTCGAGCTGATGCGGCTTATATTCAGGATGATAGCTTGGATGAAAATGTTGATAAGGATTATGTTTAAAACCACAGTGCTGATAAAAATGTAAGCGTTTCTGGCTCACCACATCAATGACTGGATCAATTTCTAAAATAATCTGTTTAGCCTGTTGGCTGAATAATTTAAGGGCTTGCTGGCCATAACCTTGCCCTCTTAATTCAGCTGAGATTGCAAAATGCTCAACATAGAAAAAATTACCCATCTGCCAGCTACCGATGAAACCGATAAACTTGCCTTGCTCAGTGAAACGATATAAGTAGTAATCCTCGCACAATATAATAGTTTGCCGTCCCTGATTGCTTCTTTGTTCATGAAGCGGAAAAGCACTATCATAAAGGTGATTAATCTGATCTAGAGCTAAGGTATCTTGGTGGGTTAATCGGGTTATTGTTAGCACAGCAACTTAAACTCATTACCTTGCGGTTAAAAATAGGATTTAACATCATATCGAATCTCTTCGTGTTAGCAACTGATTTTTAAAAATTCATACCGCGCCATTTTTGTGAATAATCCCATCAATATAATCACGATAACGAAACCTACATAAAAAGGCTGAGTATCACCTCGTACTCAGCCTGAGTTTTCACAAATAGACTATTTTATGCTTCTAAATACCTGATGAGCTACCTCTTTACCCGAGCGTACTGCGCCATCAGCATAACCATTCCAGTGAATTGCAAATTCCGCACCAGCCCAGTATAGCGGCCCCACATTTTTGTTAAACTCTTCGCCTAATGTATACCAGCCATTAGGGGAAAAGTGACTACTAAAACAGCCGCGAGTATAAAGTTGCTCACTCCAGTCATATTCAATATATTCGAGATAATCATGAATACCTTTACCAAAGATCGGTTCTAGTTCACCTAAGAAGATAGCTTTTCTCTCTTCAATCGTTTTCGCGCGCAATTCATCAGCTTCATTACCATAGCTAAAGAAGCTCAAAACGCCAGTACCATTATCTACCACCGTGTTGTTATACGCTTCGAAAATATAGCCCGAACCGAAAGTAGAGTTACCGGATAAGCCGAAATCATTCCAAAACGGTTTCTGGAACACCAAATGCACTTTAAATGCACCAGGTGCTAATGTATGTGACAAGACTTTATGTTTCAGGATCGGCAGTTGTGGGGTAAACTCTATCTGATTCATGACGGCTAATGGAATGGCCAAGATAGCTCTTTTAGCAAAATATCGATCGCGATCGGTGACAACTTCCACATGATCATCATGATAAATAATGCGTCTCACTGGATGGCTGAATAAAATATTTTCTTCACCAAAATCCTCGGCCATTTTATCCGCAATATACTCCAGCCCGCCCATCACTCTATCTTGCTGCGCCCCGCCTTGTACCCCCGTAAGAGAAGTTATCCCATGACCACTTTTAATATAAAAGAGCATCTGTAATACAGAGCACTCTGCTGCATCGGTGGCTAATAATCCTCCAGCTAAGACTCTCGCCACAAAACTGGCAGCCTGTGGCGTGGCTGATTCACGCTGCAACCAGCTGGCAAACGTTTCCCCATCTAATACCTTTGCATCTGGCGTTAACCACGGCTGTTCAAGGTTAACGGTCTCTGCCAGTTTATCTAATTTATCATAAAGATCATCGATCTCTTTGGGAGCTTTATCGACGATGTGACCATTATATTTAACAATATCTTTGCCCTCAGTTTTGGTGGCAAAAACCTCAATTTGATATTTTTCAACCAGCTCATACATATAATCTTGCGTAGGGCCAATCCACTGCCCGCCCAGCGGGATCTGTGTGCCATCGGATGTATAGCGTGTTTTCACCCGCCCGCCAACTCTTTCCCGCGCTTCTAGAATACAGGTTTTCAAGCCATTTTGCTTCAGTGCCAAAGCTGCCGATAAACCAGCAAAACCAGCGCCTATAACAAGTACATCTAATTGGTTACTGCTCATAAATGATCTCCTTAAATGAGTGAACTACTTGATTTGAGACTTCAGTACCTATATCGAAATAAACTTCCATATAGATGTTTTTTCTCGACATCAATGGATATCGACAAAATTAATGTTTAGTAAGGTAATAGATAGATAAGAAACTATTGAGATGAGTTAAATCTGGTTGAATAAAGCATGAAAAAGGCTCGTGTGAGGCTAAACAATCATGATAAACGAGATAATTGCGTCAGTTTACGTTGATAAACAGGTTGCCTATGAAAATATATGGTATTGCTGTGGTAGAAAGGTGCCTCAGATTGCTAATAGGTTAATGTTAGCTATGACAAAGCTAAATAGAGAGGAACATTGCTGTTTTACTAAGCTAATTTGATTATCCATTTATCGGTACATTCGATTGTCATCCGTCAATTACGCTTTGCTTATAAACGCCAGCCTTTGTCATGTTTTTTATCCGATATGGCTTTCACAATATCGGATTTTTAAGAAATAAGGATTAAAATCCTGCGGCTAATCCATCATCTCGTGGATCTGATGCGCCATACAAAAGTTGCTGTTTATTATCAATCAGTATCACTCCGGCGTGGCCCATCACATCGGTAAATGGTGATTCAACGTTGACTGAATATCCTTTTTTCGTAACGAGCCAATCACCGTTTCGCCGACTCTCGACTCAATTTTAATATCATTAGAGGTTTCAACCCAAGTCCAGCCATATAACCAACGTGGCTTGGGTTTGTGGTTGCCCTTCTCCGCCCATCGTGCCATAGATCAGAAAAGATCGATTATCCTTTAATAACATAGCCGGATTTAACGTATGAAAAGTTAGCTTATTGGGCGCTATGGGCGCTATGGGCGCTAACACATTGACATGTTGCGAATCGAGAGAAAAATAGCTGCCACGATTTTGCAATAAAATTCCCGTATCTTTAGCCACAATGGCCGACCCAAAATCAAAGTAAATACTTTGAATCACTGAAACTGCGTTACCAGCTTTATCGACCATACCAAACCATACGATTTAATAACGTTAAATCATGCTTAGCTTTAGTCATATCAATACTTTTAGCCTGTGCTTGTCCATGCGATTTAGACAATAAGAAATCGACAGGAATATAATTAAAATTAGGATCAGTCAAATAGTTATCGCAATCAATAAAAGCTACTTTTG
Protein-coding regions in this window:
- a CDS encoding LysR family transcriptional regulator; this translates as MIKLKLLYFFKIAVEEGSISAASARLFIAQPALSKALRNLEQYFDVQLFERSSKGVKITQVDQYLYQKACYLLSEATKLD
- a CDS encoding ankyrin repeat domain-containing protein, producing the protein MKRIASLPLFAMSLLSITTLSAVNIAYADLSSSSAKQSTTMIITDAKTTITPQESKNMLTMFKQIKANNNMAVLDLIKNDASLLKARDAQGQTPLMAAIYQGNEELAKQLILAGADVNAQDNISNSPFLYAGAEGYYETLKLALSHGAQFDIYNRYGGTALIPAAEKGHVDNVMLLANTPHFPIDHVNNLGWTALMEAIVLGGDDAKHVQIIDILLKAGANPNIPDKKGVSALTHAKQKGFTEIVKLLQAYHAQ
- a CDS encoding gamma-glutamyltransferase gives rise to the protein MVDKAGNAVSVIQSIYFDFGSAIVAKDTGILLQNRGSYFSLDSQHVNVLAPIAPIAPNKLTFHTLNPAMLLKDNRSFLIYGTMGGEGQPQTQATLVIWLDLG
- a CDS encoding FAD-dependent oxidoreductase, translating into MSSNQLDVLVIGAGFAGLSAALALKQNGLKTCILEARERVGGRVKTRYTSDGTQIPLGGQWIGPTQDYMYELVEKYQIEVFATKTEGKDIVKYNGHIVDKAPKEIDDLYDKLDKLAETVNLEQPWLTPDAKVLDGETFASWLQRESATPQAASFVARVLAGGLLATDAAECSVLQMLFYIKSGHGITSLTGVQGGAQQDRVMGGLEYIADKMAEDFGEENILFSHPVRRIIYHDDHVEVVTDRDRYFAKRAILAIPLAVMNQIEFTPQLPILKHKVLSHTLAPGAFKVHLVFQKPFWNDFGLSGNSTFGSGYIFEAYNNTVVDNGTGVLSFFSYGNEADELRAKTIEERKAIFLGELEPIFGKGIHDYLEYIEYDWSEQLYTRGCFSSHFSPNGWYTLGEEFNKNVGPLYWAGAEFAIHWNGYADGAVRSGKEVAHQVFRSIK
- a CDS encoding GNAT family N-acetyltransferase, whose protein sequence is MLTITRLTHQDTLALDQINHLYDSAFPLHEQRSNQGRQTIILCEDYYLYRFTEQGKFIGFIGSWQMGNFFYVEHFAISAELRGQGYGQQALKLFSQQAKQIILEIDPVIDVVSQKRLHFYQHCGFKHNPYQHFHPSYHPEYKPHQLEILSLPNLIDQRTYQQFKARLYDRVMQPALL
- a CDS encoding gamma-glutamyltransferase, with amino-acid sequence MTPIYVQYRDYTAYNLPPNTQGMSSLAILNILNNIDVKSLGEGTPAYYHALIEATKVAFIDCDNYLTDPNFNYIPVDFLLSKSHGQAQAKSIDMTKAKHDLTLLNRMVWYGR